TTTTTAAAACTTCCAATGCATCTAAAACCGATTACTACATTAAAAGCCGTTACGGCATTGGTTACGCCTACTACAATACCCAGCAGTACGATAAAGCCTTACCCCATTTCAAAGCTTTTATCAGCGACAATGCCGTTAGCACCAATAATCTTAATTTAAATGATGCTACCATCCGGCTGGCCGATTGTTATTACATTCAAAAAAACTACAGCCAGGCCTTAGCTTTATACGACCAAGCCATTAGCCAAAAAGCCGCTGATTCAGATTTTGCTTATTTTCAAAAAGGAGTAATTTACGGCCTCCAGGGCAAGCGCGACCAGGCTATGGAAAGCTTACGAACCTTGGTAGGTAATTACCCGCGGTCGCAGTATGCTGATGAGGCCGCTTACCAACGCGCCATTATTGATTTTGAAGCGGGCAACTACGCGCCGGCTATTGCAGGCTTTTCTAATTTAATCGATACCCGGCCCGATAGCCGGCTTGTACCGAATGCTTTGCACAAACGAGGCGTGGCTTATACCAACTTAAACAAGCAAGCCGAAGCCCAGGCCGATTTTAAACGCATTTTAAACAGTTATCCTTCGTCTAAAATAGCGCAAAACGCGCTTTACAGTTTACAGGAATCGTTAGCGGCTACCAACCAAAGTGCCGAATTCGACACGTACTTAGCAAGATTTAAAAATGCGAATCCGCAAAGCGGGGCTTTAGAAGGAGTAGAATTTGAAGCCGCTAAATCGTTGTACCTAAGTGGCAAATACGATGAAGCGATTACCCGCTTAGAAGCTTATTTAACCTCGTACCAAACCAGTTCTTACGCCCCGGATGCCCGGTATTTTTTAGCGGATGCTTATTTAAAAAATAATGATACCGAAGCCGCATTAACCCGATTAAAAGAAGTGGTCTCGGAAAATAAATCGGAGTACGTGAGCCGGGCAGTCTACCGAGTTGCCGAGCTGGAATTTGAAAATAAAAATTACCCCGAGGCCATTACGTACTACAACCGGCTACTCGAAAAAGCAACCAGTAAAAAAGATCAATCAAATGCCTTAATGGGTTTAATGCGGAGTTATTACCTCACCAACGATTACGCGAACACCAGCAAAATGGCAGATGAATTAATTGCCCAGGGCAATGCTTCTTTAAACGCCTATAACTCGGCCTTGTTGTATAAAGGCAAAGCTTCTTATGCCGCCGGCAATCTGGAGCAAGCCCTGAATGAACTTTCGGCTACGGTAGGTTCGGCCACTGATGCCAATGGCGCCGAAGCCCAGTATTTAGTGGGTGAAATCCATTATAAACAAAAGAAATACAAAGAGTCGTTAGACGATTTGTTTAAAATTAGTAGTAATTACTCGGTTTACGAGTATTGGTTAGGCAAAGCTTTTATTTTGATTGCGGATAACTATACCGCTACGAACGAGCTGTTCCAGGCGAAGGCTACATTAAACTCCGTCATTGAAAATTCGCCAAATCAGGAAATAGTAGAAGAAGCTAAAGCCAAACTTAACGCGCTGGAACCCGGATCAAGTACCAGTACCAACCAGCCTAAAGTAGATACTACCAAAATTAACCTTAACAACGTTCTGACCGACTCCATTAAGTAATGAAAAATAGATTTAGAATATCCGGTTTAACCTTAACCGTCGGTTTATTATTGGCTAGCCCTACAGTTTGGGCCCAAAAAACTACGGGTAAACTGGAGGATGCCGAAATTGTGGTGGAAAAAAGCCGAGTGAATGAATTGCCGGAGGCAAGCCGTAATTTTGAAAAATTTAAAGTTACACCTCCCGAAAAAAAGATTAAGCCTTTAAGTTATAAGTTTACCGACTATAAACTGGCGCAACAGGATATTAACCTGAACATGCGGGTTTTAACCATTAAGCAAGAAGACCAGCTACCTATTCCGGGTAATTATTTAAAATTAGGTTACGGCAATTACGGTACCCCTTACCTGAAAGGCTATTTCCATAATAACCGCGACGAACAATATTCTTACGGCGCCGATATTTCGCATATTTCTTCTTCTAAAGGTCCCGTCGAAAATTCGGGGGTAAGTAATACCAGCATTAATTTAAACGGCGAATCTTACGCCGATGCATTAACCATTGGGGGTAAGTTTTCTTACGGTCGGGACAGGTATAATTTTTACGGTTACTCGCCACGGGTAGAAGGTATTAAAGAAGATTCTATCAAGCAACTATTTAACCGGGTTGCTGTTCAGGGGTATTTAAATAACAAAAACAGCGAGAGCCCATTGCAGTACCAGGCGGGTATCGGCGTTTCTATTTTCCGGGATAATTTCGCGGCGAGGGAAAGTAATGTAGCCATCAATTTAGGCGCGGGCTATGCCATTTCTGCCATGTCGCGGTTTAACGTTGCCGCCGAATTTTCCGGCATATCGTACCAGGACTCCGTAAAAACCAACCGCGGATTTTTTAAATTAAAACCAACCTACGACGTAGACGGCGAACGCTTTGATTATAGTTTGGGGGTAAACATTGCCTATACCAACGACGAAGTAAACGATGCGCGCAAAATGAATATTTATCCGGTACTTAAAATTGCCTACGAAGTAGCCGACGATAAACTGGTATTATTTGGCGGGTTAACCGGCGATCTGCAACGTACTTCTTTGTATCAGCTTACCCAGGAAAACCCATTCTTAAATAGCAATCTGCAAATAGCAGACGTAAACAAAGCGTTGGATGTACATGGCGGTATTACCGGTAACGTTAGTAAAAACTTGAGCTTTACGGCCCGGGTTTCTTATTTGAGCTACCGCAATTTATATTTCTTTAACAATGCCGTGTCAGATTCCAGCCGTTTCGATTTAATTTATGATCCGGATAATACCAACGTTTTAAATTTTTTTGGTGAGTTAGTTTATAAACAGGCTGAGAAATTGCGATTGGGTGTCCGGACAGAATATAACAAGTATAAAACCGCTGATTTAGAGAAGCCTTTTCACCGGCCGGCTACCCAGGCTACCTTCTTTGGATCTTATAATATCTACAACAAGCTCTTCTTTAACGGCGAACTTTACTATATTAGCAGTTCGTACGGCCGTATTAACCGACCTACTTTAGGGAATACCGAATTAAACCAGGTGCTAAAGCAAACCAACAACATTGTTGATTTTAATTTAAAGGCAGATTACCGTTTTACAAATAAATTTTCAACTTTTGTAATGCTCAACAATATTCTGAATAAGAAATATGAGCGATTTGTAAATTATCCGAACAAAGGCCTGAATGTTATAGGTGGTATTTCTTACTCTTTCTAAAAGCCTGAATTATGGTATTAGAACATATTCGAAAATTATTGTTTGAGCATGATTGCGTGATTATGCCCGATTTTGGGGGGCTGATTACGCATTATGAACCGGCTAAAATTCATCCGGTGCGGCATACGTTTTCGCCACCGGCCAAGCGCGTGGCTTTTAACGAAAAACTTAAAATTAACGATGGCCTGCTTATTAGCACGCTAGCTTACGATCAAAAACTAAGCCCTGACGAAGCACAGCAACAAGTTTCTCAGTTTGTGCAGGAATTGCAGCGGGAGTTGAATTACAATAAACGCTTTGATTTAAAAGGTATTGGCATTTTCCGGTTAAACGAAGAAAGCAAAGTAGTTTTTGAATACATCGAAAACGAAAATTTTCTTCAGGATTCTTTTGGCTTACCCGAGCTGTTATCTAAACCGGTAATTGCTTCAGAGCCGGTAATCTTGCGTACCCTGCTAAAAGACCAGAAAGAACCTGCCCAAAAAGGTTTTCGGAACACCATACGCCGGTATTACCGCGCCGCCACTGCTTTGGTTATTGGCGGGGTAGTGGTTACGGGCTTGTACTTGCTTTCGGTACAAACCGATTATAATGTAAGCGCCATTAACCCCATAACTCTTTTTCAATCAGATAGCGCCGAAGGCTTTGCGACAGTAAACCCCGAAAGAGCTGATAACCCAATTGCAAAGAACCAGGTTACTGTGGAAGTTCAGCCCTTGGATGAATTGGAAGCAGAGGAGATTGGTGACCTGGCGGCCGATAGTAGCATCTTGATTACATCAGCGGATTTAGATAAAAATTTAAAAAATGAGAGCGCAGCGGATGAGGTAACTTCCGAAAGTTCTTTTTCCGGTAAAGAAGCAGAAGCCGGCAAAAAAAGTTTTAATGTTGCTAATCCTAAAAAGTTAACCATTGCCCCCGGCGAAGCAGTGTTGATTTCGGCTAAAGCTAATCCGGTTAAAACAAATCCAGCTAAACCGGCTACACCAAAACCAGTGGCAGGTTCGCCTGCCGTGGTGCGAACCAAACCAACCCCCAGCACAGAAAAGAAAGAGATAAAACGGAACTTCTCTGCCGAAGAAATTAATGCGGCATTATCCGCCGGTAAAACCCGGATTAATCCCGAATCGACGAACACCAAAACGGCAGCGGGTGCTCTACATGTAACCCATGATAAAGAAGTAACCGCCACCAATAAAGCAGCAACTGGCGAAAATGCTTCTTCTGGTAAAAGCACTACAATTAAACCAAGCGCAGAGCGTTTTTACGTTATTGTAAACGGGTATTCTACCTACGAAGGAGCAGAGCGGAACCGGCAAATACTGGCGAAGAAAGGTAGACCCGGCCAAGTTTTAGCCCCAGCCGGAGATGGTAAATTATACCGTATTGCCATAGCTGAATATAAAACGCGGGAACAGGCTTTACAAAACTTACCGGAATTAAAAAATAAATACGGAAATACAATCTGGATACTTAAACGTTAACATGAATTCTTTTCTTTTACAAATTACCACCACTGCTCCCGATTCTTTAAACAATGTAGCCGCTGCGGCTTCCACTTCGGATCCTGATTTATCACTAATCGAACTGCTATTTAAAGGCGGATGGGTAATGATTCCCATCTTAATTCTATCGCTTATTTCGATTTACATTATGGCGGAGCGGTACATCGCCATAAAACGGGCCTCGCAGAATCCGGACTCATTCATGAACCAGGTAAAAGGGTTAATTCTGCGCCACGATTTGCAGGGAGCCTTAATGCTGTGCAGCCAAACCCGCACGCCCATTGCCCGCATGATAGAAAAAGGGATTAAACGCATTGGTCAACCCTTAAAAGATATTGAAACTGCCATCGAAAATGTGGGTAAACTAGAGGTAACTAAGCTGGAAAAAAACATCAGCATTTTAGGGATTATTGCCGGTATTGCCCCCATGTTGGGTTTTATCGGAACCATTATTGGGGTAATTAAAATATTTTATGCCATCTCGGCTTCCGGCGATTTTGGAATTGCCCAGATTTCGGGTGGTTTATACACGAAAATGGTAACCTCGGCGGCCGGCTTAATTGTGGGTATTATTGCGCACGTAGGGTATCATTATTTAAGTTTAATGGTAGATCGGGTAGTGTTTAAAATGGAAAACAACGCTATTGAATTTACCGACTTATTACAGGAGAACTAAACATGCAATTACGCGGCCGTAGAAGGGTAACATCGCACGTAGAAACCGGTTCGATGAACGACATCATGTTTTTTTTGATGTTGTTTTTCTTAATTGTTTCTACGATGGTTAACCCCAACGTAATTAAATTATTACTGCCTAGCGCCAACAGCGGCAAAGCCGTTGCCAAGCAGCAAATAAACTTATCGGTGAACGATAAAGGCGAATACTTTATTAATAAAAATCAGATTTCACCCGAAAACCTGGAACAGGAATTGGGCGCTGTAGTAGCCGGGATAGATGAACCTACCGTAGTGTTGCGGGTAGATGCAACCTTAAACGTACAAACCTTAGTAGATATACTGGAGGTAGGTAATAAATTAAAAATTAAGATGATTATGGCGACTCAAACGCCGAAAGCTTGAGATGAGCATGGTCGTAGAAGAAGAAGAAAATTATAAAAAATACGGTTTGTTGGTAACCCTGCTTTTTCATGCCGGGTTACTGACGCTGTTTTTCTTTATTATTTTGCGGGAACCCCAGCCGCCATTATCGGGCGGCGATGGCATTGTGCTAAATTACGGAGTAGATGCCGAAGGCTATGGCGATGTGCAAACTACGGCTCCGGCCAACGAATCGGAAAATAAAGAAGATAGCCGGCCGGCACCAAGCCGCCCAGCCCAGGTAGCCCAACCCGAAGTAAAACCCGAACCGGTTAAACAACCAGTAGTAGAGGAAAAGTTGCTAACAACTCATGAAGAAAGCCCGGTTAACGTAAAAGTAATTGAAAAGCCGCAGCCCAAAGTAGTAGAGCAACCCAAAGAAGAAATTAAAGTAGAGGAAAAACCCAAAGCGCTTTATCCGGGAAAATCCGCGGCTAACAATGGCGCGGGTAATGGTACAGCCGGTAGCAGCAACAACGCCACCGGCAATAACAACGGCGACCGGCCCGGCAAAGTGGGCGACCAAGGCGACCCGAATGGTTCTTTAAATTCGAAAGCTTTGTACGGCAAGCCAGGAACGGGCAGCGGCGGTAGCGGATCTGGGTCTTTAAATATGCCGGGCTGGGGTTACGATCGGGAACCGCGGCCGAATGATACTTCTAACGAAACCGGTGAATTGGTTTTTAGAATTACCATTAACGAAGAAGGCGAAGTAGAATCGGTACGACGCTTAAGTGGGAACGTGTCGCAAGAACTGGAAAAGTTATACCGTGACGAAATTTACCGTACCACTTTTAGCCGGACTACCCCTAAAACTAATTCTGCCAGTGTAGGAGCAACGGGTACCATCCGGTTTATCATCCGCGCTAAATAAAAATTTTTAAAAAATTTAAATTCTGGGCATGACCTATCCGGAATGTCTTTCTTATATGTACCAGCATTTGCCGATGTTTCACCGCATCGGCAATATTGCTTTTAATAAAGGCCTGCAAAACATTCAAAGTTTAAGCGCCGCTTTAGGTAATCCGCATCACACTTTTAAATCCGTACACATTGCCGGCACCAACGGCAAAGGCAGTTCCAGTAATATGCTGGCGGCGGTTTTGCAACAAGCCGGTTACAAAACTGGCTTGTACACCTCGCCCCATTTAAAAGATTTTACCGAACGGATTAAAATTAACGGCCAAGATGTTCCGCAGGATTACGTAGTAGCATTCGTCGAAAAACACCAAGGTTTATTCGCGCAAATTAAGCCGTCGTTTTTTGAAATGACAGTTGCCCTGGCTTTCCAATATTTCGCCGACGAAAAAGTAGATATCGCCATTATTGAAGTAGGCTTGGGCGGTCGTTTAGATTCTACTAACATTATTACCCCGCTGGTTTCCCTGATTACCAATATAAGCCTCGACCACCAAAGTTTACTAGGCAACGATTTACCCACTATTGCCGCGGAAAAAGCCGGTATCATAAAACCAGGTGTACCGGTGGTGGTAAGTAAAACCCAGCCCGAAGTAGTCAGCGTATTCCAAAACAAAGCAGAGTTATCACGATCAACCTTATTATTTGCAGATCAGCAATATACTACAACTTACTTAAATCAAGACTTAAAGCATCAATTCTTTCGGGTAACTACAAACAATCAGGTAATTTTCGAAAAATTAAGGCTCGATTTAATGGGGAACTACCAGCAATATAATTTGCCCGGGGTTTTAGCGACATTAGATTTTTTAAAAATTCTTGGCTTTTCTTTAGATGAAAGTACGATAAGTAATGGGTTAGCTCAAGTTCAAAAACTTACTGGCTTTAAAGGCCGCTGGCAAATTTTACAGGAAAAGCCGCTTACCATTTGCGATACTGGCCATAATATAGATGGCATCCGGCAGGTAATTCAGCAACTAAATGCTATACCTACCCGCCAGGTACATTTCGTATTCGGTGTAGTGCAGGACAAGGATATTAGTGAAATTTTAAAAATTTTACCTCCGCAGTACCATTATTACTTTTGTCAGGCTCAAATTCCACGAGCTATGCCTGTAGATGAATTAGTGAAATTGGCGGCAGAAGCTGGCTTAAAAGGGGAATCTTTTAGTACGGTAAAGGAAGCGGTAGCTATAGCCAAAAAAAATGCAGTTGAAGATGAAATTGTGTTTATTGGCGGTAGTACCTTTGTGGTGGCAGAAATTGAAGAATTATAAATTAGAATGGCCCGATCGAAATTAGCAAAATTTAAAGAAATTGCCGAAAGCGCTTTAGTACTGGAAACAGGCAAACCCATTTTTGAAGAAATAAAAGGCAATTGGCATTTCCACTATTTTAAAAATAATCATCCCATTATTCTGGAAGTTGGTTGCGGAAAAGGCGATTACACCATTGGCATGGCCAATTTATTCCCCAACAAAAACTTTATCGGGGTAGATATTAAAGGGTCCCGGTTATGGAAGGGGAGCCGGTTAGCCCAGGAGCAAGGCTTAACAAACGTGGCATTTTTACGCAACTTTATCGAGCAAATACCGGATCAGTTTGCACCAGGAGAAATCAGCGAAATCTGGATTACCTTCCCGGACCCGCGGCCCAAGAAAGGTGATGAGAAAAAAAGATTAACGTCTGCCCGTTATTTAAACATGTATGAGTCTTTGCTAAACCCGGGCAGCCTTATTCATTTTAAAACCGATGATTTGGATTTATTTGAATATACCTTAGAAATATTGCAGATGCGGGAAGCTAAAAATTTAAAATTTAGTTTTGATTTATATACTTCTGATTTGCAGCATCATACCCTAGGGATACAAACTACTTACGAAAAACGCTTTTTAGCCGAAGGTAAAACGATAAAGTATCTGCAATATACTACTTAGTTGATGGTCGATAGTCGATAGTCCACTGATTAGAAGAATTAAAATCAAAAAATTAAAAATTAATTCTGTAAACCACATTACATACCTACATCTATGGACTGTGGACTATCGACCATCAACTAGCAACTAAATCAAGCCTCTTCGAGAACTTCAAAAATCTCTTGTAGAGTATCATAATCTTTTAAACCGGGTTTAATTTCCTGACCGCCTCGTAAGCCAATACCTGCCGGGTTTATTTGCTGAATAACTTCGGTTACATTTTCTTTGCCGATGCCAAAGCCAATTAATACTTTAAAATCGCGGGCTAAATCTTGCAAAAAGCGAATATTGGTATCGTCGATGGTATTATAATCGTCGGAGAAAATGATGAAATAAGCTACGTGATCTTTGTACAAGTGCATTTCTTCCACCAACTCGCTTTCGATGGTATCTTTGGTAAAACGGGCACGCTGAATAACCGGGCACTTAATCTGCTGAATTTCGTCAATTAAATATTGTTTATTCAACTGCACGTAGTCTAAACCACAAGCATCTACTAACTCATTTATATCCTCTACGGCCGTTTTTGTAAATTCTCCTACTAATTTTACGCCGGATACCCAGCCCGCAATATCCTTAAAATCTTGCGCGCTTACGTAACCCGGCTGTGAATCGTCTAGGTTAAAACCCATCATATCTACTCCCATGCCAGCACAATAACGGGCGTCGCTTAAATTATTAATGCCATTAACTATTACCGAGGTGATTAAAGCCATAAAGGAAAATACTTTAAAAGGTTTACTGTTTAACAGAACTAAAATTTACTTTTTAAGTCAAATTAAGTAAGTATTTTGTTAATCAGTACGGATTTATTTAAAAAAGATTTAATAAACCAGTAGTATTTAGCTTTTAACAGGCTGCTTTACATCTAAAATCCAATGCTAAACTTATATTACTGAAAGGTTGTTAATATATTTGCAACTTAATTTTAATACATCGATTTAAAGCATACTTTTTATAATGAGTAAATTAGGAAGGGTTTTAGTGGCAATGAGCGGGGGTATCGATTCGTCGGTTGCCGCAGTAATGCTGCACGAGCAAGGATACGAAGTAGTAGGCATGACCATGAAAACCTGGGATTATGCCTCCGCGGGCGGCAATAAAAAAGAAACGGGCTGCTGCAGCCTCGATTCGATAAATGATGCCCGTAACATTGCTGTTTCTTTGGGGTTTCCGCATTACATTATTGATATCCGGGAAGAGTTCGGGGATTACGTGATTAACCATTTTACCGATGAGTACATTGCGGGGCGTACCCCTAATCCCTGCGTACTATGCAACACCCACATTAAATGGGATTCGTTGTTGCGTCGGGCCGATAAATTGGGTTGTGATTTTATTGCCACGGGCCACTACGCGAACATCCGGAACGAAAACAACCGCTACGTTATTTCTAAAGGTTTAGACGAAAACAAAGATCAATCCTATGCTTTGTGGGGCATTTCGCAAGAAAGTTTAAGCCGAACGATTTTCCCGTTGGGTAATTTACGGAAAACCCAAATCCGGGAAATGGCCGTAGAAAGAGGCTTTCTGGAGCTGGTCCAAAAACCGGAATCCTACGAAATCTGCTTTATACCGGACAACGACTACCGGGGATTTTTAAAAAGACGGGTGCCTGAACTACAAACCGAAGTAGCCGGTGGCGAGTTTGTGTTGGAAGATGGTACTGTGGTAGGTAAGCACGAAGGCTATCCATTTTACACCATTGGGCAACGCAAAGGTTTAGGTATTGCTTTAGGTTTCCCGGCTTATGTTACTAAAATTGAAAAAGATAAGAATCGGGTTATTTTGGGCAACTACGACGATTTAGCCAAAAATGCGATGCGCGTTGGCAAGTTAACTTTAAGCAAATACCCGGATCTGATTGATAAACCAACCGCATCGGTAACCAAAGTTCGTTACAACGACCCAGGCACGGAATCTATCATCACGCAGGTAGGCGACAAAATGGAAGTACAATTTACTAGGGGCGTACACGCCATTGCTCCGGGCCAGGCTGCCGTATTTTACGAAGGTAATGATGTAATAGGTGGCGGCTGGATTGAAGCCAGTTACAACGTTTAAGCCGTTTTTCTAAAAATGAATCGCCTTTTCCTTCTTTGTGGTGTTCTTTTTCTGCTGCTCGGCTGCACCGAGGAAGAACACCTCAAACCGGAGATGCTGGGTTTAAAATATTATCCCTTGCAAGCGGGTAATTTCTGGATTTATCAGGTTTCCGAAATCCGTTATAAAGATCAATTTGTAAACGAAGCAACCGATTCTGTTACGTATCTGGTGCGCGAACAGATTGATACGGTATTCCAGGATTTAACCGGCGAAGATACGTACAAGTTTACTCGTTCCCGGCGAAGCACCAGTGCGGAAGATTGGGGCCAGGATTCGGTTTTTGTAGTAAATAAATCAGCTACAGATGTGCGGGTAATGCAAAACAACCGGCGGGTAGTTTCTTTTATTTTTCCGGTAACAGAAGGCAAAAAGTGGAATGCCCATATTTTTAATTCGCAGTCGTCGGTTAATAATCCGGCGGAAGTAACTTATTACTCTTTTGCTCAGGTGGGGCAACCCTTCCGGGTAAACGGAATAAATTACGCGAACACTGTTCAGGTAAATCAGATAAAAAACAGCAATGCCATTGAAGAACAGGATTTTTACGAAGTTTATGCCTACGGCGTGGGCCGAATACTAAAGCAAAAATTAGCTTATCAATATTGTTCCGACCCGGACCGGCAAAATGGATGCGAAATTGGAAATCAGTTTATTATAAACGGAGTAAAAATTACAGAAAAATTAATTGAACACGGCTCTCTTAAATAGTTAATAGTTATACATGCGCGTTGGGCTAACCATCTTTATTCTTTTTTTATGTTCTTTAACTGTCCGGAGCCAATCGGGTGCTGGTAACGATGCCCTTTATAAGCATTTTGTTTATTTTAAAGACAAAGCCAATACGCCTTACTCCATTCAGCAGCCGCAACAATTTTTATCTGTTACTGCCATACAGCGGCGAGAGCGCTACCAGATACCTATTTTAACCCGCGATTTACCTGTTTCGCCTAGTTATGTGGCTCAATTATCTCAAGCTGGCGCTAAAGTTTGGTATACCTCACGCTGGTTCAACGGGGCTTTAATCCAATGCGATACAATTACTTTGCGTAAAATTAAACAGCTGCCATTTATCAGAACCAGCGAAACTGTAGCGCTCCGGAGCAGTAAAAAACCGCAGACCAGCGGCCAGAAACAAGTAGAAATTCAAAATTTTAAAAAAATTGAATTTCAATCGGGTAAAAATCAATCGGAGTTTGGCGAAGCTTATGGTCAGGCGAAACTCATCGGGGTTCCCGAAATGCACCAAGCCGGTTTTAGAGGAGAAGGCATGCGCATTGCGGTATTTGATGGCGGGTTCTCCGGCGTTAACCGGGTGCCTGCTTTTGCGCAGCTATTCCGGGATAATAGGATTAAGGCTACTTTCGATTTTGTGGATAAAGATACCGGCGTTTTCGAAAAAGACAGCCACGGCACCCAAGTTTTATCCACAATGGCGGCTAATATACGGGGCGCTTTTGTGGGCACGGCACCCAAGGCTGAATATGCGTTATTTATAACCGAAGATGTTGGCCGGGAACAACGCCTGGAAGAAATTAACTGGCTGTTGGCCGCTGAATTTGCCGATAGCGCCGGGGTGGATATAATTCAGAGTTCGTTGGGTTATAATTTATTTGATAAGGGCGAAACCAGTTATACTTATCAGGATTTCAACGGCGATAAAGCCATTAGTACGCGTGCCGCCGATTTTGCGGCTGCTGCCGGGATGTTGGTTATAGTAAGCGCCGGCAACGAGGGCAACGATCCCTGGCAATACATTACCGCTCCTGCCGATGCCGATTCAGTTTTAAGTATTGGGGCAACGGATTCTTTGGGCCGGCGGGCGGTTTTTAGTTCCATTGGCCCATCTTACGATGGCCGAATTAAACCGGATTTATCGGGTCAGGGTTTGCTGGCAGCAGTCATTAATCCGGCTGGGAACGTAATCCGGGCGAACGGTACTTCTTTTTCAGCGCCTATTATTTGTGGCTTAGCGGCTGGTTTCTGGCAAGCGAACCGGCAACTTAGCAATGTGCAGGTAATGGATTATTTAAAATTATCGGGCAGCCAGGCCACGAACCCAGATAATCGGTTAGGTTTTGGCATACCTCATTATAGACGGGCACAAACTTTAGCCGATCAATTAGAAGGTAACTTAAACGGAGAATTTAGATTATACCCTAACCCCGTGCCGGTAGATGAGAACCATTTTACCATTATTTTGCCGCTCGCAGCCGACCAAAACACCGAGTTTCGCTTGTATAATGCCGTGGGCCAGGAGGTAAGCCAGTTTTCTTACCAATACGGCAAAGTAAAATCCGACCGGACATTTATCACGTTTGAACTAAAAGGAATGGCGCCCGGTATATACCATTGCGTTATTTCCGGCCCGAATAGCAGCGAAACCATCCGTTTTTTAAAATTATAAATTTGTTTTATTACCTGTTTTAGCCCGGGTAGTTAAACAAAGCGCCTATATTTGCCGCATGAAACCTATTATTGCTCCATCAATTCTGGCTGCCGATTTCGCCAATTTGCAAGCCCAAATCGAAATGCTCAACCAAAGTTCGGCCGATTGGATCCATTGCGATATTATGGATGGCCGCTTTGTACCCAATATTTCTTTTGGCTTACCCGTTCTGGAGGCCGTGCACAAACACGCCCGCAAACCATTGGATGTACACTTAATGATTATGGAACCGCAGTTGTACATTGAGCAATTTAAAAAAGCCGGCGCCAGCAACATTACGGTGCATTACGAAGCTTGTACCCACCTGCACCGGGTTATTGAACAAATCAAAGCGGTA
The sequence above is a segment of the Adhaeribacter swui genome. Coding sequences within it:
- a CDS encoding S8 family serine peptidase; its protein translation is MRVGLTIFILFLCSLTVRSQSGAGNDALYKHFVYFKDKANTPYSIQQPQQFLSVTAIQRRERYQIPILTRDLPVSPSYVAQLSQAGAKVWYTSRWFNGALIQCDTITLRKIKQLPFIRTSETVALRSSKKPQTSGQKQVEIQNFKKIEFQSGKNQSEFGEAYGQAKLIGVPEMHQAGFRGEGMRIAVFDGGFSGVNRVPAFAQLFRDNRIKATFDFVDKDTGVFEKDSHGTQVLSTMAANIRGAFVGTAPKAEYALFITEDVGREQRLEEINWLLAAEFADSAGVDIIQSSLGYNLFDKGETSYTYQDFNGDKAISTRAADFAAAAGMLVIVSAGNEGNDPWQYITAPADADSVLSIGATDSLGRRAVFSSIGPSYDGRIKPDLSGQGLLAAVINPAGNVIRANGTSFSAPIICGLAAGFWQANRQLSNVQVMDYLKLSGSQATNPDNRLGFGIPHYRRAQTLADQLEGNLNGEFRLYPNPVPVDENHFTIILPLAADQNTEFRLYNAVGQEVSQFSYQYGKVKSDRTFITFELKGMAPGIYHCVISGPNSSETIRFLKL